In the genome of Sinobacterium caligoides, one region contains:
- a CDS encoding outer membrane beta-barrel protein, with translation MKKAALLLALPLLSSIAGNALAADKSGFYAGAGIGHGKMTLKTDGGDLDSNNTRVNIHGGYRFNNYIGTEIAYEDIGEFHQSNGSYTAQLLSRNLSAAAVGYLPLSNRFELYGKAGLALVQNTTKGEYKGEPDYRDTSEDVAVFAALGSNFALTQQVDLFAEARFMYAEPEDQLKAYDTSMTVGARYRF, from the coding sequence ATGAAAAAAGCCGCTCTTTTACTCGCTCTACCACTCCTCTCCTCGATCGCAGGTAATGCACTTGCCGCTGACAAGTCTGGTTTCTATGCGGGCGCAGGTATTGGCCATGGCAAGATGACCCTCAAAACCGACGGCGGCGACCTGGATTCGAATAATACCCGCGTTAACATCCATGGCGGCTACCGCTTCAACAACTATATCGGCACAGAGATTGCCTACGAAGACATTGGCGAATTTCATCAATCAAATGGTAGCTACACAGCGCAACTTCTTAGCCGAAACCTTTCGGCCGCCGCCGTTGGTTATCTGCCGCTGAGCAACCGCTTTGAACTTTACGGCAAGGCCGGCCTTGCGCTGGTACAGAATACGACAAAAGGCGAGTATAAAGGCGAGCCTGACTATCGAGACACTAGCGAGGACGTCGCTGTATTCGCAGCCCTCGGCAGCAACTTCGCGCTGACTCAGCAAGTCGATCTCTTTGCCGAGGCACGTTTCATGTATGCCGAACCTGAAGATCAGCTAAAAGCCTACGACACTTCGATGACCGTCGGCGCACGCTACCGCTTCTAA
- a CDS encoding LysR family transcriptional regulator gives MPLSTEQLLSFVKVAEFGSIAEAARQLKKSRATVSESIANLELDLGFALLDRSRRDIALTENAQAILVQSKIAVMHLQRLSQLASSVLAKEESEFTIAYDGHIPVSALSGLALALKQAFPHTRVNLHRCFGEQVKLAVGDTADVAFVLSKTTDAYEGLSFKQVGYFSQHYVVAEHHPLNGQSCSSAQLSCYPQLFLGAGYSKSFMARGLKSPNWSFVESLEVLQEVLTQTDNWSILASQDAEALVEKGGFAVLQPEFLALQPRLAIDLIWQSELEVKAVKQRVIEQSAQYFAKLR, from the coding sequence ATGCCCCTATCGACAGAACAATTGCTTTCCTTTGTTAAAGTGGCGGAATTCGGCAGTATTGCCGAGGCGGCGCGTCAGCTGAAAAAATCGCGGGCGACGGTGAGCGAGAGTATTGCCAATCTCGAGCTGGATCTTGGCTTTGCGTTGCTCGACCGCAGCCGCCGCGATATTGCACTGACGGAGAATGCACAGGCGATCCTGGTTCAGTCAAAGATCGCGGTCATGCATCTTCAACGCCTCAGTCAGTTAGCCAGTTCTGTGCTGGCGAAAGAGGAGTCAGAGTTTACCATCGCCTATGACGGGCACATTCCTGTTTCTGCATTGTCCGGCCTCGCGCTGGCGTTGAAGCAGGCATTCCCTCACACCCGGGTTAACTTACACCGCTGCTTTGGCGAGCAGGTCAAATTGGCGGTAGGCGATACGGCCGATGTCGCTTTTGTTTTATCTAAGACCACCGATGCCTATGAGGGGTTAAGTTTTAAGCAGGTCGGTTATTTCTCGCAACACTATGTGGTGGCAGAGCATCACCCGCTGAATGGTCAATCATGCTCCTCTGCGCAGTTGAGTTGTTATCCACAGCTGTTCTTGGGCGCCGGCTACTCTAAATCGTTTATGGCGCGAGGATTGAAATCACCGAACTGGTCGTTCGTGGAGAGCTTAGAGGTGTTGCAGGAGGTGTTAACGCAAACGGATAACTGGAGTATTTTGGCGTCACAAGATGCCGAGGCACTAGTCGAAAAAGGGGGCTTTGCAGTATTGCAGCCGGAGTTCTTGGCGTTGCAGCCTAGGTTGGCGATCGACCTAATCTGGCAGAGTGAACTGGAGGTGAAGGCGGTCAAACAGCGAGTGATAGAGCAGTCAGCGCAATACTTTGCCAAGCTGCGATAA
- a CDS encoding ABC transporter permease subunit: MTSNVNALLAMKDAAAEQQREQQGEAAAPLAAARKNLFFTGAADEPYGTPGAGNSRLLSVVTVLSLLAVWTLVTEKGMVSSLFLPSPRDVLAQFVAIAEHGFAGASLLEHLLASMRRVFGAFALAVLTAVPVGIMIGCSRWVRGIFDPLIEFYRPLPPLAYLPLIIIWMGIDEGSKITLIYLAMFAPIAISARAGVKSVRIEQIQAAYTMGASRWQVIRHIIVIAALPEILTGMRIAIGFGWTTLVAAEMVAAEAGIGFMVLNASEFLATDVVLMGIILIGLIAYTFDRGMLFIERKLVPWKGY, from the coding sequence ATGACGAGTAATGTGAACGCGCTATTAGCGATGAAAGACGCAGCAGCAGAACAGCAGCGTGAACAGCAGGGAGAGGCAGCGGCACCGTTAGCGGCGGCGAGAAAAAACCTATTCTTCACTGGCGCAGCCGACGAGCCCTACGGTACGCCAGGGGCTGGCAATAGCCGGTTACTGAGTGTGGTCACCGTGTTGAGCCTGCTCGCGGTCTGGACCCTGGTGACCGAGAAGGGCATGGTGTCGTCGCTGTTTCTGCCCTCGCCGCGGGATGTGTTGGCGCAATTTGTTGCCATTGCCGAGCACGGCTTCGCCGGTGCCTCGCTGTTAGAGCACCTGCTAGCGAGCATGCGCCGTGTCTTTGGCGCCTTTGCGTTGGCGGTACTGACCGCGGTACCCGTTGGTATTATGATCGGTTGCAGTCGCTGGGTGCGGGGTATCTTCGACCCACTGATAGAATTCTATCGGCCGCTGCCGCCGCTGGCCTATCTGCCGTTGATTATCATCTGGATGGGCATCGATGAGGGCAGTAAAATCACCCTGATCTATCTGGCGATGTTCGCGCCGATTGCGATCAGTGCACGGGCCGGGGTGAAGTCGGTACGTATTGAGCAGATACAGGCGGCCTATACCATGGGCGCTAGTCGTTGGCAGGTGATCCGTCACATCATTGTCATTGCTGCGCTACCGGAGATTCTCACCGGCATGCGTATCGCCATCGGCTTCGGTTGGACCACGCTGGTGGCGGCCGAGATGGTGGCGGCGGAAGCGGGCATTGGCTTTATGGTACTCAACGCCTCAGAGTTTCTAGCCACCGATGTTGTGCTAATGGGCATTATTCTAATCGGCTTGATCGCTTACACCTTCGATCGCGGTATGCTGTTTATAGAGCGCAAGCTAGTACCCTGGAAAGGTTATTGA
- a CDS encoding PLP-dependent aminotransferase family protein, translating to MPSYDCLVQLELNQSDNLQRQIRQYLLQLISSAHFMAKPLPSCRKMAKLLGVSRNTIVLVYESLVDDGYLQSRERSGFYVHEDIYKEGAAAFPVPQPQAHKPSIWGERLEKRTTMVQNIEKPSEWFRQPYPFIYGQIEQHYFPIQHWRACSRVAQQRDGLKDWLDDYVDSDDPMLVEQIRQQLLSKRGIACHSDEILITIGTQNSLYILAQLLVRKDSTFGIEEPGYTDARNIFALAGAQLQPLEIDAHGAKTNHMAGCDCVFLTPSHQVPTNITMSPDRRQAVLAQAKAHDFIIIEDDYESEINSSHAPSPALKSLDSEGRVIYVSSLSKSLSPGLRLGFLVADRELVAEARALRRLMYRHPPSNNQRTAALFMAQGHYDSYLRGLRNKLADKAEVMRRGIQRHLNQCNIFGDTDGSSFWLQAPEFVDCALLAKRALQAGIVIEAGAVHFHRKPAPRNFFRLGFAAIPIERIDEGLEKLGQLIEDYRQLTLVS from the coding sequence ATGCCTTCATACGACTGCCTCGTTCAACTCGAGTTAAACCAAAGCGATAATTTACAGCGACAAATCAGACAATACTTACTGCAGTTAATCAGCTCTGCACACTTTATGGCCAAGCCTCTCCCCTCCTGCCGCAAGATGGCAAAGTTACTCGGCGTGTCGCGTAACACCATCGTGCTGGTCTATGAAAGCCTCGTCGATGACGGCTATCTGCAGTCGCGCGAACGTAGTGGTTTCTATGTTCACGAAGATATCTATAAAGAAGGAGCAGCAGCTTTTCCCGTGCCGCAACCGCAAGCACATAAACCCTCAATATGGGGCGAGCGACTAGAAAAACGAACCACTATGGTGCAGAACATCGAAAAGCCCAGCGAATGGTTTCGCCAGCCCTACCCGTTTATTTATGGCCAGATCGAACAACACTATTTCCCCATTCAACACTGGCGCGCTTGCTCCAGGGTGGCACAGCAGCGTGATGGCTTAAAAGACTGGCTCGATGATTACGTCGACTCGGACGACCCTATGCTGGTCGAACAGATTCGCCAACAGCTACTGAGTAAGCGCGGCATCGCCTGCCACAGCGACGAGATCCTAATCACCATCGGCACCCAAAATTCACTCTATATTCTCGCCCAGCTACTCGTACGAAAAGACAGCACCTTCGGCATCGAAGAACCGGGCTATACCGACGCGAGAAACATCTTCGCGCTGGCCGGCGCCCAATTACAACCATTAGAGATTGATGCCCACGGCGCCAAGACCAATCACATGGCCGGCTGTGACTGCGTCTTTCTTACCCCGAGCCACCAGGTCCCGACCAATATCACCATGTCACCAGATCGACGACAGGCGGTGTTAGCTCAGGCGAAAGCACATGACTTTATTATTATCGAAGACGATTACGAGAGCGAAATTAACAGTAGCCACGCCCCGTCGCCAGCACTAAAGAGCCTCGATAGTGAAGGCCGAGTCATCTATGTCAGCAGCCTGTCGAAGTCGTTATCGCCCGGCCTACGCCTAGGCTTTCTCGTCGCCGATCGCGAGCTGGTTGCCGAGGCGCGGGCATTAAGGCGGCTGATGTACCGCCACCCCCCCAGCAACAATCAACGCACCGCCGCGCTCTTCATGGCGCAGGGGCACTACGATAGTTATTTAAGGGGATTGCGGAATAAACTGGCAGATAAGGCCGAGGTGATGCGCCGCGGCATACAGCGCCACCTCAACCAATGCAACATCTTCGGCGACACCGACGGCAGCAGTTTCTGGCTGCAAGCCCCCGAGTTTGTCGACTGCGCTCTATTAGCCAAACGTGCCCTGCAGGCCGGCATTGTCATCGAGGCCGGTGCCGTACACTTCCACCGCAAACCGGCGCCGCGCAATTTCTTTCGCCTGGGCTTTGCCGCCATCCCCATCGAGCGCATCGACGAGGGGCTGGAAAAACTCGGCCAGCTAATCGAGGACTATCGACAACTGACCTTAGTCAGCTGA
- a CDS encoding taurine ABC transporter ATP-binding protein: MNRLSIKDVSVVYPSSDGGEAVRALSGINLDINQGELVVALGASGCGKTTLLSLVAGFIRPTEGYLTLGGSNIEGLPRVACGVNLADQIQGPDANRGVVFQKHALLPWLNVIENIAFGLKMRGVDKRTRLQRATKYLDLVGLQGFEKHKVYQLSGGMQQRVGIARALTNDPEILLLDEPLGALDALTRENLQELLLDAWAATNKMMFFITHSVDEALFMASKLIVMSPRPGRITHSFDLDFNRQFLAERDARKIKSLPEFIRMRETVLDIIYNDEKEAV, from the coding sequence ATGAATAGATTGTCGATCAAAGATGTCTCGGTAGTGTATCCGTCCAGCGATGGCGGCGAGGCGGTACGCGCGCTCTCGGGGATTAACTTGGATATTAATCAGGGCGAGCTGGTTGTTGCGCTCGGTGCCTCGGGCTGTGGTAAGACGACGCTGCTAAGCCTGGTCGCCGGCTTTATTCGTCCTACTGAGGGCTATCTCACCCTGGGTGGCTCGAACATCGAGGGCTTGCCGCGCGTCGCCTGCGGCGTCAACCTAGCCGACCAGATTCAGGGGCCCGATGCCAATCGAGGGGTGGTGTTTCAAAAGCACGCGCTGTTGCCCTGGCTGAATGTCATTGAGAATATTGCCTTCGGTCTGAAGATGCGCGGTGTCGATAAACGGACGCGCCTGCAGCGTGCGACAAAGTATCTCGACTTAGTTGGTCTGCAGGGCTTTGAAAAACACAAAGTTTACCAGCTATCGGGGGGCATGCAGCAGCGTGTCGGCATTGCTCGGGCGCTGACTAACGATCCGGAGATATTACTGCTCGACGAACCGCTGGGGGCACTCGACGCGTTGACTCGGGAAAACCTACAAGAGTTGTTGTTAGATGCCTGGGCGGCGACCAACAAGATGATGTTCTTCATTACCCACAGTGTCGACGAGGCGTTGTTTATGGCTTCTAAATTGATCGTCATGTCGCCGCGCCCCGGTCGCATTACCCACAGTTTTGACTTGGATTTTAATCGACAGTTCTTAGCCGAGCGTGATGCGCGCAAGATTAAGTCGTTACCGGAATTTATCCGTATGCGCGAGACCGTGTTAGATATTATTTATAATGATGAGAAGGAGGCTGTGTAA
- the tauA gene encoding taurine ABC transporter substrate-binding protein, protein MRKYIKRNVVDKLLLVTLLAVFTQVAQAEQVTIGYQGMFNPWKYAIEEKMIEKATGYEIKWRRFGSGAKAMTAVASGNVQVAVAGSSPIASAVSRGVDIQLVWILENIADAEALVVREGAGIMSPSDLRGKRLAVPFVSTTHFHALFALQQFGLSEKDVKVINMQPSAIAAAWQRGDIDAAFIWDPVLQKIKTNGKVLISSAMLSSWGKPTFDGLVVDKAFGEEHQEFVSKLIKVIASVDEKYRATRDNLGTNNPMIAAIAKLSGSTPNAVTEALALYDFPSLDRQLSCEWLQCEQDGGAAKALKATSEFLKQQRKINRLQQDYSQFVNPTYAQQAQSNL, encoded by the coding sequence GTGAGAAAATATATAAAACGAAACGTCGTTGATAAATTATTGCTGGTCACGCTGCTGGCAGTCTTTACCCAGGTGGCGCAGGCGGAGCAGGTCACCATTGGCTACCAGGGCATGTTTAATCCATGGAAGTACGCGATAGAAGAAAAAATGATTGAAAAGGCAACGGGCTACGAGATTAAGTGGCGTCGTTTCGGCTCGGGGGCAAAGGCCATGACTGCGGTAGCCTCGGGTAATGTGCAGGTGGCGGTGGCTGGCTCCAGCCCTATCGCCAGTGCCGTCAGTCGTGGCGTCGATATACAGCTGGTGTGGATTCTAGAAAATATTGCCGATGCGGAGGCGCTGGTGGTGAGAGAGGGCGCGGGGATCATGAGTCCGAGCGATTTACGTGGTAAGCGTTTGGCGGTGCCCTTTGTCTCGACCACCCACTTCCACGCCCTGTTCGCACTGCAACAGTTTGGCCTCAGTGAGAAGGATGTGAAGGTGATTAATATGCAGCCGAGCGCCATCGCGGCGGCGTGGCAGCGTGGCGATATCGATGCGGCTTTTATCTGGGACCCCGTTTTACAAAAAATTAAAACTAACGGAAAGGTGCTGATCAGCTCGGCGATGTTGAGCAGCTGGGGCAAGCCCACCTTTGATGGTTTGGTTGTGGATAAAGCGTTTGGCGAAGAGCACCAAGAATTTGTTAGCAAGTTGATTAAGGTGATTGCCAGTGTCGATGAGAAATACCGTGCCACCCGTGACAACCTCGGGACAAACAATCCAATGATTGCGGCAATCGCCAAACTCTCTGGCAGTACGCCGAATGCGGTGACCGAGGCGCTGGCGCTGTATGACTTCCCCTCGCTCGATCGACAGCTGTCGTGTGAGTGGTTGCAGTGTGAGCAGGATGGCGGCGCAGCTAAGGCGCTGAAAGCCACCTCTGAATTCCTGAAACAGCAGCGAAAAATAAATCGCTTGCAGCAGGATTATAGCCAGTTTGTTAACCCGACCTATGCACAACAAGCACAGTCGAACCTTTAA
- a CDS encoding phosphoethanolamine transferase, with the protein MKKPTIKSVYLTALIALFFTLVLNYPLSFKLYHILTESGEMNVGIALALAAVFFALFNLLFTLLSWPYIFKPFFVVLILLSAAAAYSMYFYGVVYDWRMIETMTETNSAEASSYLNSSFIFWLLVTGIVPSLLLSWVGIRYQSVFKELAYKLLSVTLSLVIIGGVYCFYAIDVAAIARNNHTLDQDIVPYYFIKGASKYVNKRYLSTPPEFETIADDAVLHPTEKPTLVVVVVGETARADHFPANGYERMTTPNMISNNMISLQNVASCGTLTAVSVPCMFSVMTRENQDEKKVRYQQNAVDILADAGVGVQWNENDEGCKGVCDRVPTWTATKENSSEFCQGPVCLDESLIAHFDRDVATVMKQRQAGAIFIHTQGSHGPTYYQRYNEATRTFQPDCQRSDIQNCEHQALINNYDNTLVYTDYVVGKLLDKLKSYQQQYNVALMYVSDHGESLGENGMYLHGAPYFMAPKEQTHVPWMTWMSPSFYRDNHLDEACLRRHAETESYSHDNWFHSILGLMNVSTKVYQPSMDFFAACRTDDS; encoded by the coding sequence ATGAAAAAACCCACTATTAAGTCCGTCTATTTGACGGCGTTGATCGCCCTGTTTTTTACGCTGGTGCTCAACTACCCGCTATCGTTTAAGCTCTATCACATCCTCACAGAGAGTGGTGAGATGAATGTCGGCATCGCGCTGGCATTGGCGGCGGTTTTCTTCGCGCTGTTTAATCTGTTATTCACCCTGCTCTCATGGCCCTATATTTTTAAGCCTTTCTTTGTGGTGTTAATCCTATTATCTGCGGCGGCCGCCTACTCGATGTATTTCTATGGCGTGGTCTATGACTGGCGCATGATCGAGACGATGACGGAAACCAATAGCGCGGAGGCGAGTAGCTACTTAAACAGCTCGTTTATTTTTTGGTTGTTAGTGACCGGTATCGTACCGTCGCTGTTGTTGTCTTGGGTTGGCATACGCTACCAAAGCGTATTCAAGGAGTTGGCCTACAAATTATTGAGCGTCACCTTGTCGCTGGTGATCATCGGCGGCGTTTATTGTTTTTACGCGATCGATGTCGCGGCGATTGCTCGCAACAACCATACGCTGGATCAGGATATCGTGCCCTACTATTTTATTAAGGGCGCGAGCAAGTACGTGAATAAGCGTTATCTGAGCACACCGCCAGAGTTTGAGACGATTGCCGATGACGCGGTATTGCACCCGACAGAGAAACCGACGCTAGTTGTTGTGGTCGTGGGAGAGACGGCGCGTGCCGATCATTTCCCTGCGAATGGTTATGAGCGTATGACGACACCGAACATGATCTCTAACAATATGATCAGTTTGCAAAACGTCGCTTCCTGCGGCACCTTGACCGCCGTCTCGGTACCCTGCATGTTCTCGGTGATGACGCGAGAGAATCAAGATGAAAAGAAAGTGCGCTACCAGCAGAACGCAGTGGATATATTGGCCGATGCGGGCGTGGGCGTGCAGTGGAACGAGAATGATGAGGGCTGTAAAGGCGTCTGTGATCGCGTGCCGACCTGGACGGCGACGAAGGAGAACAGCAGTGAGTTTTGTCAGGGGCCGGTGTGTCTCGATGAATCGTTAATCGCGCATTTCGATCGCGATGTGGCCACGGTGATGAAGCAGCGCCAGGCCGGGGCTATTTTTATCCACACCCAGGGCAGCCATGGTCCAACTTATTATCAGCGTTATAACGAAGCCACAAGGACTTTTCAGCCTGACTGTCAGCGCAGCGATATTCAGAATTGTGAACACCAGGCGCTGATCAATAACTATGACAATACGCTGGTGTACACCGACTATGTCGTGGGTAAGTTGCTGGATAAGTTGAAGTCGTATCAACAGCAGTATAATGTCGCCCTGATGTACGTCTCAGATCACGGTGAGTCGTTGGGTGAAAACGGCATGTACCTGCACGGTGCCCCTTATTTTATGGCACCGAAGGAGCAGACCCACGTGCCGTGGATGACCTGGATGTCGCCGTCGTTCTACCGCGATAATCACCTCGATGAAGCCTGTCTGCGTCGTCATGCGGAGACTGAGAGCTATAGCCACGATAACTGGTTCCACTCGATACTCGGGTTGATGAATGTGTCGACCAAGGTTTACCAGCCATCGATGGACTTTTTTGCCGCCTGCCGCACAGACGACAGTTAG